The proteins below come from a single Portunus trituberculatus isolate SZX2019 chromosome 34, ASM1759143v1, whole genome shotgun sequence genomic window:
- the LOC123512745 gene encoding protein diaphanous-like isoform X2 — translation MSKNDKSKSQSFLNKMDKMLTGTSKKKVPSKERVSNLPRPNSDLDLNEMEEDQYYLDNLADEEVRERFLNMIKDMNIANESVMMNTPLDKMRIMLENNYKMAQTQHKLDSPKEYIEYLRRDDLSPKAIVKTLETLQVALRSNKITWLQEFAHSGLRVLLAILNECYRSGNNNRQWDNVQFEAIKCLKVICNNIVGIKEFFRQPEGFTLLAQSLTPSKPVIMLEVLRLMSSFCLPLWQQDGLDGHREVLDAITIVGELKKQERFTPIIMGLGMQDNDLLRLNCLSMVNSIINFVPDDNLDFRLHLRNEFMRTGLHDLLEILESSEHVDMRKQLEVFHKSRLEDFEDWQDRFMIHVDEMDDLERCFEVLKNQVQDSNCETPMLSILQHLAFIRDDENSRSAYYKLIEECISQIVLHRNGCDPDFRATKRFEIKVDQLLDQFKEETRTKNEKVTSEYQAQLEDALTKNQKLEAELALAKSQLEEAMRTGGEVAKKGGLPVVPGLEQRIAAPPPPPPPPGMGGPPPPPPPPGMGVPPPPPPLPGMGGPPPPPPPPGMGGPPPPPPPPGMGGPPPPPPPPGMGGPPPPPPPGMGGPPPPPGMGFPRMPCAPALPFGMTLKRTMKPPAQTKRLQWSKLMPMRMSENSMWVRLNKKDSAIRQEVLKDLSEQFAMKQVRRKDPEQAEKPAKRDKELRVLDTKTNQNLSIALRGQFKHMSVDDVRLAILQCDESILCTDSEGKPDAATLQTLIVSLPDHDVINKVVALEDPGDDLAEGELFLYRIGRIKKLVPLLRNMAFKTEYPALVKETRLDIVNTKAALDELSNSKKFERVLAYILEFGNVLNSGSKNADTVGFDISFLPKLSNTKNADGHTLLHYLADTLMREESESSDFEDGLIHFADAERVNVDVVKANIDKMKKEIKNIGNDLQRHVKQDPEDRFKEKFEEFFHDAEKDIALLETEFDMMQKKYEHVAELFTFDVNKYSQEEFFRDINKFIVSYKTAKEQIMKEEDKRRRDQEARERAEREKAERAERDTRQRALHDVTNDQSNTEVMDQLVQLINTGQAFDVMGAGRRRRPGKTTGRSQLVHCGREKGPDEPQPFSLRANHAVSH, via the exons ATGTCTAAAAATGACAAGTCCAAGTCTCAGAGCTTT CTCAACAAAATGGACAAGATGCTCACAGGAACCTCCAAGAAGAAGGTTCCGAGCAAGGAGCGCGTCAGTAACCTTCCAAGGCCAAACTCGGACCTGGACCTgaatgagatggaggaggaccaGTACTACCTTGACAACCTGGCTGATGAGGAG GTGCGGGAGAGGTTCCTCAACATGATCAAGGACATGAACATCGCCAATGAGTCTGTCATGATGAACACTCCCCTGGACAAGATGCGCATCATGCTGGAGAATAATTacaag ATGGCCCAGACACAGCACAAATTGGACTCCCCAAAGGAATATATTGAGTACCTGCGGCGGGATGACCTGAGTCCCAAGGCAATAGTCAAGACCCTGGAGACGCTACAGGTTGCCCTCCGCAGCAACAAGATCACGTGGCTGCAGGAGTTTGCCCACAGTGGCCTCCGTGTGTTGCTGGCCATCCTTAATGAGTGTTATAGAAG CGGGAACAACAACCGTCAGTGGGACAACGTCCAGTTTGAGGCCATCAAGTGTCTGAAGGTGATTTGTAACAACATTGTGGGCATCAAGGAGTTCTTCCGGCAGCCGGAAGGCTTCACTCTGCTGGCCCAGAGTCTGACGCCCTCAAAGCCGGTCATCATGCTGGAGGTGCTGCGCCTCATGAGCAGTTTCTGCCTCCCGCTGTGGCAGCAGGACGGGCTGGACGGCCACAGGGAGGTGCTGGATGCCATCACCATCGTCGGGGAGCTCAAGAAGCAAGAGCGCTTCACTCCAATCATCATGGGGCTGGGCATGCAGGACAATGATCTGCTGCGCCTCAACTGCCTCTCCATGGTCAACTCCATCATCAACTTTGTGCCCGACGACAACCTGGACTTTCGGCTGCACCTGCGCAACGAGTTCATGCGGACGGGCCTGCACGACCTGCTGGAGATCCTGGAGAGCAGCGAGCACGTGGACATGAGGAAGCAGCTGGAGGTGTTCCACAAGTCCCGCCTGGAGGACTTTGAGGACTGGCAGGATCGCTTCATGATTCACGTTGACGAGATGGACGATCTGGAACGCTGCTTTGAGGTGCTCAAGAACCAGGTCCAGGACTCCAACTGTGAGACGCCCATGCTGTCCATCCTGCAGCACCTCGCCTTCATCCGCGACGACGAGAACTCCCGCTCTGCCTATTACAAGCTGATTGAGGAGTGCATCTCACAGATCGTCCTGCACCGCAATGGCTGTGACCCGGATTTCAGGGCCACCAAGCGTTTTGAGATCAAGGTGGACCAGCTGCTGGACCAGTTCAAGGAGGAGACACGCACCAAGAACGAGAAGGTGACCTCTGAGTACCAGGCCCAGCTTGAGGACGCCCTCACCAAAAACCAGAAGCTGGAGGCTGAGCTGGCTCTGGCCAAGTCCCAGCTGGAGGAGGCCATGCGCACGGGTGGTGAGGTGGCCAAGAAGGGCGGCCTGCCTGTTGTGCCCGGCCTGGAGCAAAGGATTgctgccccaccaccaccaccaccaccacctggcatGGGAgggcccccaccaccaccaccaccacctggcatGGGAGTacccccaccaccccctccaCTGCCAGGAATGGGAGGacccccaccaccccctccaccaccaggtATGGGAggacctcctcccccaccaccacccccaggcATGGGtggtcctccccctcctccaccaccaccaggcatgGGTggaccaccacctcctcccccgccAGGAATGGGAGGTCCACCACCCCCCCCGGGCATGGGCTTCCCCCGCATGCCCTGTGCGCCAGCCCTGCCCTTCGGCATGACCCTGAAACGCACCATGAAGCCGCCGGCGCAGACCAAGCGGCTGCAGTGGAGCAAACTGATGCCAATGCGCATGAGTGAGAACAGCATGTGGGTGCGGCTCAACAAGAAGGACTCTGCCATCCGCCAGGAAGTGCTCAAGGACCTCAGTGAGCAGTTTGCAATGAAGCAGGTGCGGCGGAAAGACCCAGAGCAGGCCGAGAAGCCAGCCAAGCGGGACAAGGAGCTGCGGGTGCTGGACACAAAGACCAACCAGAACCTGTCCATTGCCCTGCGGGGACAGTTCAAGCACATGAGTGTGGATGACGTACGGTTGGCCATCCTGCAGTGCGACGAGTCTATCCTGTGCACTGACTCGGAGGGCAAGCCCGACGCGGCCACCCTGCAGACCCTCATCGTGTCTCTGCCTGACCACGACGTGATCAACAAGGTAGTGGCGCTGGAGGACCCCGGCGACGACCTGGCAGAGGGCGAGCTGTTCCTGTACCGCATCGGTCGCATCAAGAAGCTGGTGCCACTGCTGCGCAACATGGCCTTCAAGACGGAGTACCCCGCGCTGGTCAAGGAGACACGCCTCGACATTGTCAACACCAAGGCTGCCCTCGACGAGCTCTCCAACTCCAAGAAGTTTGAGCGCGTGCTGGCATACATCCTGGAGTTTGGCAATGTGCTCAACTCTGGCTCAAAGAATGCAGACACGGTGGGCTTCGACATCAGCTTCCTCCCCAAACTGTCCAACACCAAGAATGCTGACGGCCACACCTTGCTCCACTACCTCGCTGACACACTCATGAGGGAAGAGTCAGAGAGTTCAGACTTTGAGGACGGACTCATCCACTTTGCCGACGCGGAGAGGGTCAACGTGGATGTGGTGAAGGCAAACATtgataagatgaagaaggagattaAAAACATTGGCAATGACCTGCAGAGGCATGTCAAGCAGGACCcagaggacag GTTCAAGGAGAAGTTTGAAGAGTTCTTCCACGATGCGGAGAAGGACATAGCACTTCTGGAGACAGAGTTTGACATGATGCAGAAGAAGTACGAGCATGTGGCTGAACTCTTTACTTTTGATGTCAATAAGTACTCACAGGAGGAGTTCTTCAGGGACATCAACAAGTTCATAGTCTCATACAAG ACCGCAAAGGAGCAgatcatgaaggaggaggacaagcggCGCAGGGACCAGGAGGCACGGGAGAGAGCCGAGAGGGAGAAGGCGGAAAGGGCAGAGAGGGACACGAGGCAGAGGGCACTCCATGACGTGACCAATGACCAGAGCAACACAGAGGTGATGGATCAACTGGTGCAACTCATCAACACTGGACAAGCGTTTGATGTGATGGGGGCCGGGCGCAGACGACGACCAGGGAAGACAACAG GGAGGAGCCAGCTTGTCCATTGTGG ccgagAGAAGGGCCCAGATGAACCGCAGCCGTTCTCGCTCAGGGCTAATCACGCAGTCTCCCACTAG
- the LOC123512745 gene encoding protein diaphanous-like isoform X1 encodes MSKNDKSKSQSFLNKMDKMLTGTSKKKVPSKERVSNLPRPNSDLDLNEMEEDQYYLDNLADEEVRERFLNMIKDMNIANESVMMNTPLDKMRIMLENNYKMAQTQHKLDSPKEYIEYLRRDDLSPKAIVKTLETLQVALRSNKITWLQEFAHSGLRVLLAILNECYRSGNNNRQWDNVQFEAIKCLKVICNNIVGIKEFFRQPEGFTLLAQSLTPSKPVIMLEVLRLMSSFCLPLWQQDGLDGHREVLDAITIVGELKKQERFTPIIMGLGMQDNDLLRLNCLSMVNSIINFVPDDNLDFRLHLRNEFMRTGLHDLLEILESSEHVDMRKQLEVFHKSRLEDFEDWQDRFMIHVDEMDDLERCFEVLKNQVQDSNCETPMLSILQHLAFIRDDENSRSAYYKLIEECISQIVLHRNGCDPDFRATKRFEIKVDQLLDQFKEETRTKNEKVTSEYQAQLEDALTKNQKLEAELALAKSQLEEAMRTGGEVAKKGGLPVVPGLEQRIAAPPPPPPPPGMGGPPPPPPPPGMGVPPPPPPLPGMGGPPPPPPPPGMGGPPPPPPPPGMGGPPPPPPPPGMGGPPPPPPPGMGGPPPPPGMGFPRMPCAPALPFGMTLKRTMKPPAQTKRLQWSKLMPMRMSENSMWVRLNKKDSAIRQEVLKDLSEQFAMKQVRRKDPEQAEKPAKRDKELRVLDTKTNQNLSIALRGQFKHMSVDDVRLAILQCDESILCTDSEGKPDAATLQTLIVSLPDHDVINKVVALEDPGDDLAEGELFLYRIGRIKKLVPLLRNMAFKTEYPALVKETRLDIVNTKAALDELSNSKKFERVLAYILEFGNVLNSGSKNADTVGFDISFLPKLSNTKNADGHTLLHYLADTLMREESESSDFEDGLIHFADAERVNVDVVKANIDKMKKEIKNIGNDLQRHVKQDPEDRFKEKFEEFFHDAEKDIALLETEFDMMQKKYEHVAELFTFDVNKYSQEEFFRDINKFIVSYKTAKEQIMKEEDKRRRDQEARERAEREKAERAERDTRQRALHDVTNDQSNTEVMDQLVQLINTGQAFDVMGAGRRRRPGKTTAERRAQMNRSRSRSGLITQSPTSNKDIKLSEGMDIDVENQPARPSRPRTRRPGLPTGLESRDRNFGQQNENGSDSSDALLQRLREL; translated from the exons ATGTCTAAAAATGACAAGTCCAAGTCTCAGAGCTTT CTCAACAAAATGGACAAGATGCTCACAGGAACCTCCAAGAAGAAGGTTCCGAGCAAGGAGCGCGTCAGTAACCTTCCAAGGCCAAACTCGGACCTGGACCTgaatgagatggaggaggaccaGTACTACCTTGACAACCTGGCTGATGAGGAG GTGCGGGAGAGGTTCCTCAACATGATCAAGGACATGAACATCGCCAATGAGTCTGTCATGATGAACACTCCCCTGGACAAGATGCGCATCATGCTGGAGAATAATTacaag ATGGCCCAGACACAGCACAAATTGGACTCCCCAAAGGAATATATTGAGTACCTGCGGCGGGATGACCTGAGTCCCAAGGCAATAGTCAAGACCCTGGAGACGCTACAGGTTGCCCTCCGCAGCAACAAGATCACGTGGCTGCAGGAGTTTGCCCACAGTGGCCTCCGTGTGTTGCTGGCCATCCTTAATGAGTGTTATAGAAG CGGGAACAACAACCGTCAGTGGGACAACGTCCAGTTTGAGGCCATCAAGTGTCTGAAGGTGATTTGTAACAACATTGTGGGCATCAAGGAGTTCTTCCGGCAGCCGGAAGGCTTCACTCTGCTGGCCCAGAGTCTGACGCCCTCAAAGCCGGTCATCATGCTGGAGGTGCTGCGCCTCATGAGCAGTTTCTGCCTCCCGCTGTGGCAGCAGGACGGGCTGGACGGCCACAGGGAGGTGCTGGATGCCATCACCATCGTCGGGGAGCTCAAGAAGCAAGAGCGCTTCACTCCAATCATCATGGGGCTGGGCATGCAGGACAATGATCTGCTGCGCCTCAACTGCCTCTCCATGGTCAACTCCATCATCAACTTTGTGCCCGACGACAACCTGGACTTTCGGCTGCACCTGCGCAACGAGTTCATGCGGACGGGCCTGCACGACCTGCTGGAGATCCTGGAGAGCAGCGAGCACGTGGACATGAGGAAGCAGCTGGAGGTGTTCCACAAGTCCCGCCTGGAGGACTTTGAGGACTGGCAGGATCGCTTCATGATTCACGTTGACGAGATGGACGATCTGGAACGCTGCTTTGAGGTGCTCAAGAACCAGGTCCAGGACTCCAACTGTGAGACGCCCATGCTGTCCATCCTGCAGCACCTCGCCTTCATCCGCGACGACGAGAACTCCCGCTCTGCCTATTACAAGCTGATTGAGGAGTGCATCTCACAGATCGTCCTGCACCGCAATGGCTGTGACCCGGATTTCAGGGCCACCAAGCGTTTTGAGATCAAGGTGGACCAGCTGCTGGACCAGTTCAAGGAGGAGACACGCACCAAGAACGAGAAGGTGACCTCTGAGTACCAGGCCCAGCTTGAGGACGCCCTCACCAAAAACCAGAAGCTGGAGGCTGAGCTGGCTCTGGCCAAGTCCCAGCTGGAGGAGGCCATGCGCACGGGTGGTGAGGTGGCCAAGAAGGGCGGCCTGCCTGTTGTGCCCGGCCTGGAGCAAAGGATTgctgccccaccaccaccaccaccaccacctggcatGGGAgggcccccaccaccaccaccaccacctggcatGGGAGTacccccaccaccccctccaCTGCCAGGAATGGGAGGacccccaccaccccctccaccaccaggtATGGGAggacctcctcccccaccaccacccccaggcATGGGtggtcctccccctcctccaccaccaccaggcatgGGTggaccaccacctcctcccccgccAGGAATGGGAGGTCCACCACCCCCCCCGGGCATGGGCTTCCCCCGCATGCCCTGTGCGCCAGCCCTGCCCTTCGGCATGACCCTGAAACGCACCATGAAGCCGCCGGCGCAGACCAAGCGGCTGCAGTGGAGCAAACTGATGCCAATGCGCATGAGTGAGAACAGCATGTGGGTGCGGCTCAACAAGAAGGACTCTGCCATCCGCCAGGAAGTGCTCAAGGACCTCAGTGAGCAGTTTGCAATGAAGCAGGTGCGGCGGAAAGACCCAGAGCAGGCCGAGAAGCCAGCCAAGCGGGACAAGGAGCTGCGGGTGCTGGACACAAAGACCAACCAGAACCTGTCCATTGCCCTGCGGGGACAGTTCAAGCACATGAGTGTGGATGACGTACGGTTGGCCATCCTGCAGTGCGACGAGTCTATCCTGTGCACTGACTCGGAGGGCAAGCCCGACGCGGCCACCCTGCAGACCCTCATCGTGTCTCTGCCTGACCACGACGTGATCAACAAGGTAGTGGCGCTGGAGGACCCCGGCGACGACCTGGCAGAGGGCGAGCTGTTCCTGTACCGCATCGGTCGCATCAAGAAGCTGGTGCCACTGCTGCGCAACATGGCCTTCAAGACGGAGTACCCCGCGCTGGTCAAGGAGACACGCCTCGACATTGTCAACACCAAGGCTGCCCTCGACGAGCTCTCCAACTCCAAGAAGTTTGAGCGCGTGCTGGCATACATCCTGGAGTTTGGCAATGTGCTCAACTCTGGCTCAAAGAATGCAGACACGGTGGGCTTCGACATCAGCTTCCTCCCCAAACTGTCCAACACCAAGAATGCTGACGGCCACACCTTGCTCCACTACCTCGCTGACACACTCATGAGGGAAGAGTCAGAGAGTTCAGACTTTGAGGACGGACTCATCCACTTTGCCGACGCGGAGAGGGTCAACGTGGATGTGGTGAAGGCAAACATtgataagatgaagaaggagattaAAAACATTGGCAATGACCTGCAGAGGCATGTCAAGCAGGACCcagaggacag GTTCAAGGAGAAGTTTGAAGAGTTCTTCCACGATGCGGAGAAGGACATAGCACTTCTGGAGACAGAGTTTGACATGATGCAGAAGAAGTACGAGCATGTGGCTGAACTCTTTACTTTTGATGTCAATAAGTACTCACAGGAGGAGTTCTTCAGGGACATCAACAAGTTCATAGTCTCATACAAG ACCGCAAAGGAGCAgatcatgaaggaggaggacaagcggCGCAGGGACCAGGAGGCACGGGAGAGAGCCGAGAGGGAGAAGGCGGAAAGGGCAGAGAGGGACACGAGGCAGAGGGCACTCCATGACGTGACCAATGACCAGAGCAACACAGAGGTGATGGATCAACTGGTGCAACTCATCAACACTGGACAAGCGTTTGATGTGATGGGGGCCGGGCGCAGACGACGACCAGGGAAGACAACAG ccgagAGAAGGGCCCAGATGAACCGCAGCCGTTCTCGCTCAGGGCTAATCACGCAGTCTCCCACTAGCAATAAGGATATCAAACT gagtgaaggaatggacATCGACGTGGAGAACCAGCCAGCACGTCCCTCCCGGCCCCGCACGCGCCGCCCCGGCCTGCCCACCGGTCTGGAGTCACGGGACAGAAACTTTGGCCAGCAGAACGAGAATGGCAGTGATTCTTCGGACGCCCTGCTGCAGCGGCTGAGGGAGCTGTAG